A genomic window from Desulfovibrio gilichinskyi includes:
- a CDS encoding N-acetylneuraminate synthase family protein, with amino-acid sequence MEKLNFNGRLVGPGEPPYFIAEIGANHNGDMGLCKKMINSAIECGADAVKFQSWSSKTLISKAEYERNTTYTDTNRHFGSLKEMVDKYQFTHEQHLEILAYCKTKGVEFMSSAFSPEEVDMLLEMNVPCIKLASMDVNHIPLLKYVGSKGCQVMLSTGMASMGEIETAVNTLREAGSGPIALFHCISIYPPEYKDIHLNNMKTLEQAFDVPVGFSDHTIGSAIPLAAVALGACIIEKHFTTDKDMDGWDHWISANPAEMTVICKDGMNVWKALGSTTRTVSEAEMEKRTKFRRSMVTTRAIKKGEILKAEDFDFLRPGTGVGPEELKYAIGRKAAQDLTDGAEVKWDDFA; translated from the coding sequence ATGGAAAAATTAAATTTCAACGGACGTCTTGTCGGACCTGGCGAGCCTCCTTACTTTATTGCGGAAATAGGGGCCAACCATAACGGAGACATGGGTCTGTGCAAAAAGATGATCAATTCTGCAATTGAATGCGGAGCAGATGCAGTCAAATTCCAGTCATGGAGCAGTAAGACTCTAATTTCAAAAGCAGAATATGAACGCAATACAACATACACTGATACAAACCGCCATTTCGGATCGCTCAAAGAAATGGTTGATAAATACCAGTTTACCCACGAACAGCACCTTGAAATCCTAGCCTACTGCAAAACTAAAGGCGTGGAGTTTATGTCATCTGCTTTTTCACCTGAAGAAGTTGATATGCTTCTGGAAATGAATGTACCATGCATTAAGCTTGCATCAATGGACGTAAACCATATACCTTTACTGAAGTACGTCGGTAGTAAAGGGTGTCAGGTGATGCTCTCTACAGGAATGGCAAGCATGGGAGAAATCGAAACTGCAGTTAACACATTGCGGGAAGCAGGTTCAGGTCCAATCGCGTTATTTCACTGCATTTCCATTTACCCTCCTGAATATAAAGACATACATCTGAATAACATGAAAACACTTGAGCAGGCATTTGATGTGCCTGTCGGATTCAGTGACCACACTATAGGCTCTGCTATTCCGTTGGCCGCTGTTGCACTCGGAGCATGTATAATTGAAAAGCATTTCACAACAGATAAAGATATGGATGGATGGGATCACTGGATTTCTGCAAATCCAGCAGAAATGACTGTTATATGCAAAGACGGTATGAACGTCTGGAAAGCTCTCGGTTCTACAACTCGCACTGTAAGTGAAGCGGAAATGGAAAAAAGAACTAAATTCCGACGTAGTATGGTTACAACTAGAGCTATTAAAAAAGGTGAAATTCTCAAAGCTGAAGATTTTGATTTCCTACGCCCCGGAACAGGCGTCGGACCTGAAGAGCTTAAGTATGCTATCGGCAGAAAAGCAGCACAGGATCTGACAGATGGAGCTGAAGTGAAATGGGATGATTTTGCATAA
- the pseF gene encoding pseudaminic acid cytidylyltransferase — MNSKKAIAVIPARGGSKRLPKKNILKMLGKPMIGYTIEAALESGLFDRVVVSTDCPEISDISKSLGAEVPFMRDQNIADDITPVSAATLDALNRLDPESNEYEYICQLMANCPMRDASDIIASFKHFTAANARTQISVTRYGWLNPWWAMEMEAGKPLTPLFAEKLKERSQDLPSLFCPTGAIWWATCEVLREEKTFHTQDRRGFELSWKKAVDIDDHDDWDMAEFLMARKLDGEAR; from the coding sequence ATGAATTCAAAAAAGGCCATAGCTGTCATTCCTGCACGAGGAGGATCTAAGCGTCTTCCTAAGAAAAATATTTTGAAAATGCTTGGCAAACCTATGATCGGATATACGATCGAAGCAGCTCTTGAGAGCGGCCTTTTTGACCGGGTAGTCGTATCAACAGACTGCCCGGAAATATCAGACATCTCAAAATCTTTGGGTGCAGAAGTTCCTTTTATGCGGGATCAAAATATTGCAGATGATATAACACCCGTATCCGCGGCAACGTTGGATGCTCTCAATAGATTAGATCCTGAGAGCAACGAATATGAATATATTTGTCAGCTTATGGCAAATTGCCCCATGCGGGATGCCTCCGATATTATTGCCAGTTTCAAGCACTTTACAGCAGCGAATGCACGGACTCAAATCAGTGTAACCAGATATGGTTGGCTGAATCCGTGGTGGGCAATGGAAATGGAAGCAGGCAAGCCTTTAACTCCCTTGTTTGCTGAAAAGCTCAAAGAAAGAAGTCAGGATCTTCCATCGCTTTTTTGCCCTACCGGAGCAATATGGTGGGCAACCTGTGAAGTCCTGCGTGAAGAAAAAACTTTTCACACTCAAGACAGAAGAGGGTTTGAACTTAGCTGGAAGAAAGCTGTAGATATTGATGACCATGATGACTGGGACATGGCTGAATTCTTGATGGCTCGTAAATTGGACGGAGAAGCTCGTTGA
- a CDS encoding LegC family aminotransferase produces the protein MSISKEVVQALSSVLTFKDGLVPLHAPVFSGNELAYTKECIDSTFVSSVGKFVDQFEKMLAEYTGSKRAVAVTNGTAALHMALMLAGVKNDDEVIIPGLTFIATANAVAYIGAVPHIVDSEETTLGIDASKLDRHLSEIAEVRSGECFNKQTGRRIAALVPMHVFGIPLDLDGLLALCEKFSIPMVEDAAEAIGSFYKGKHCGRFGKISSLSFNGNKTITTGGGGAVLTDDDKLADLCKHMTTTAKIPHKWEYFHDMVGYNYRMPNINAALGCAQMEKLDDILASKRKLAEAYATAFSTVKGVHFLTEPEGCKSNYWFNTIILEKGMEEERDSVLEATNGASYMTRPLWAAMHRLTMYENCPRTDMSVAESLEKRVINIPSGAGILGV, from the coding sequence ATGAGCATCTCAAAAGAAGTAGTTCAAGCATTAAGCTCAGTTTTAACCTTTAAAGACGGCCTTGTACCTTTACATGCACCTGTTTTTTCCGGCAATGAACTGGCTTACACCAAAGAATGTATCGACTCTACTTTTGTCTCTTCTGTCGGTAAATTTGTTGATCAATTCGAAAAAATGCTGGCCGAATACACAGGCTCAAAACGGGCAGTAGCTGTTACCAACGGAACTGCGGCCTTACACATGGCTCTCATGCTTGCCGGTGTAAAAAACGATGATGAAGTTATCATCCCAGGCCTGACCTTTATAGCCACAGCCAACGCTGTAGCCTATATCGGAGCGGTTCCGCATATTGTAGACTCTGAGGAAACAACTCTTGGAATCGATGCGTCCAAACTGGACAGACATCTTTCCGAAATAGCGGAAGTCCGTAGCGGAGAATGCTTCAACAAGCAAACCGGACGCAGAATTGCGGCCTTAGTGCCCATGCATGTCTTCGGTATTCCACTTGATTTAGACGGGCTACTTGCTCTTTGCGAGAAGTTTTCCATCCCGATGGTAGAAGATGCTGCTGAAGCTATCGGCTCTTTTTACAAGGGGAAACATTGTGGAAGATTCGGCAAAATCTCCTCATTAAGCTTTAACGGCAATAAGACTATCACCACAGGCGGCGGCGGAGCTGTCCTTACCGATGATGATAAACTTGCTGATCTCTGCAAACATATGACGACTACGGCCAAGATTCCACATAAGTGGGAATATTTCCATGACATGGTGGGATACAACTACCGCATGCCGAACATTAATGCTGCACTTGGTTGCGCTCAAATGGAAAAGCTGGATGACATTCTTGCAAGCAAGCGAAAGTTGGCTGAAGCATATGCTACCGCTTTTTCTACAGTTAAAGGAGTCCATTTTCTGACTGAACCTGAAGGCTGCAAAAGCAACTACTGGTTCAACACCATCATCCTTGAAAAAGGAATGGAAGAAGAACGAGACTCTGTCCTTGAAGCTACAAACGGGGCATCTTACATGACCCGTCCTTTATGGGCTGCCATGCACAGATTAACCATGTACGAAAACTGCCCGCGCACAGATATGAGTGTTGCTGAATCCCTTGAAAAAAGGGTCATCAATATTCCGAGCGGTGCTGGAATACTCGGAGTTTAG
- a CDS encoding NAD-dependent 4,6-dehydratase LegB, producing the protein MKKILVTGADGFIGSHLTEALVLAGYDVKAFTFYNSFNSWGWLDRTDKKILKEIEIFPGDIRDYNGVKTAMTGCDAVLHLAALIAIPFSYHSPATYVDTNITGTLNIVQAAKDLGIDKVVHTSTSEVYGSALFVPITEEHPLQGQSPYSASKIGADQIALSFYRSFETPVAVIRPFNTYGPRQSARAVIPTIITQLLNGKTKIKLGALTPTRDFNYVSDTVNGFIKILKSDSSVGEVINVGSGFEISIGDTAKLIAKCMNLDIEIESDEQRLRPKKSEVDRLLADRSKAERLTGWVPQFGNLDGFEKGLRNTIDWLSSSQNLAMYKSHIYNL; encoded by the coding sequence ATGAAAAAAATTTTAGTAACAGGCGCAGATGGCTTCATAGGTTCCCACTTAACAGAAGCATTAGTCCTTGCAGGATATGATGTTAAGGCATTTACTTTCTACAACTCTTTTAACTCCTGGGGTTGGCTGGATCGTACAGATAAAAAAATCTTAAAGGAAATTGAAATTTTCCCAGGTGATATTCGCGATTATAATGGAGTAAAAACAGCAATGACAGGGTGCGATGCAGTTCTTCACCTTGCAGCACTTATTGCAATCCCTTTTTCGTACCATTCCCCTGCTACATATGTTGATACAAATATCACAGGGACATTGAATATAGTTCAAGCGGCCAAAGATCTCGGCATAGACAAAGTAGTTCATACATCCACAAGTGAAGTCTACGGAAGTGCTCTTTTTGTCCCCATTACAGAAGAACACCCTTTACAAGGGCAATCCCCATACTCAGCCAGCAAAATTGGAGCTGACCAGATAGCTCTTTCTTTTTATAGATCTTTCGAAACCCCAGTTGCTGTAATTAGACCATTCAATACTTACGGCCCAAGACAATCAGCTAGAGCGGTAATCCCAACTATTATTACTCAATTACTGAATGGTAAAACCAAAATAAAACTTGGAGCACTAACTCCCACTAGGGATTTCAACTATGTATCTGACACTGTTAACGGATTCATTAAAATATTGAAATCGGACTCATCTGTTGGTGAAGTTATTAATGTTGGAAGTGGGTTCGAAATTTCAATTGGGGATACGGCTAAACTTATCGCCAAATGTATGAATCTAGATATTGAAATAGAATCCGATGAGCAGCGTCTCAGACCTAAAAAAAGTGAAGTGGACAGATTACTCGCAGACAGAAGTAAAGCTGAGCGGTTAACTGGCTGGGTTCCTCAATTCGGGAACTTGGATGGTTTTGAAAAAGGACTAAGAAATACCATAGACTGGTTAAGTTCTTCACAAAATTTAGCAATGTATAAATCCCATATATACAACCTGTAA
- a CDS encoding ABC transporter ATP-binding protein produces MIKKLLKILSPKDRKSFILLMLFTVFVSCIETIGISAVMPFIAVASDPTLIATNKYYHYIYTFLGFQSAKDFVVTFGLSFIAFFIFKSFVNILSMYLMNRFSQGRAHAIAKRLFSNYLFMSYQRFVGMNSANLSKALVSETQNMGNMFMAILLLCSEFFVLIFLYGILLAVDIKITIALTAFLGVMVLILIKTITKTITRQGRKRVDFQEKYFRIAGESFGNMKIIKLMSSEQMTLNNFLKSSKGFVWANIVTAALSNVPKYSLETIGFSTLISIVVYVVYTSNNVTTVLPIVTMYALALYRLLPSVNRIVSSYNNIMYYKKTLDIVHEDFTIQTHPLGELPLTFNKSVKLENVSFGYDDATSVLEKVNITITPGDKVALIGDSGSGKSTLADVIIGMYSEYSGNILIDDIRLSSENLKSWRSYIGYIPQNIYLFDATVAENVAFGRPMNTDKVKEALAQADILDFLNTKEGLETIVGDGGILLSGGQKQRIAIARALYGNPKLLVLDEATSALDNETEGRIMDKIYDLSGDRTLLIIAHRLSTIERCDKVYRIENKQPVLVNGKN; encoded by the coding sequence ATGATCAAAAAACTGTTAAAAATTCTTTCACCCAAAGATCGCAAAAGTTTTATTTTGCTGATGCTGTTTACTGTTTTTGTTTCATGTATTGAAACTATCGGTATTTCTGCGGTCATGCCTTTTATTGCCGTAGCCAGTGACCCAACCTTGATCGCGACCAATAAATACTATCATTATATCTATACATTCCTAGGATTTCAGTCGGCTAAGGATTTTGTGGTTACATTTGGGCTATCGTTCATTGCTTTTTTCATATTCAAAAGCTTTGTTAACATTCTCTCAATGTATTTAATGAATAGATTTTCACAAGGTAGAGCTCATGCAATAGCTAAAAGGCTATTCAGTAACTACCTGTTTATGAGTTATCAACGTTTTGTCGGAATGAACTCTGCAAATCTCTCAAAAGCCTTAGTTTCTGAAACACAGAATATGGGCAATATGTTCATGGCAATACTATTACTCTGCTCAGAATTTTTTGTTCTTATCTTTCTATACGGGATACTTCTTGCTGTTGATATCAAAATAACCATTGCTCTTACTGCCTTTTTAGGGGTTATGGTTTTAATTTTAATCAAAACTATAACTAAAACAATCACCAGACAAGGACGTAAGAGAGTTGATTTTCAAGAAAAATATTTCAGGATTGCGGGAGAATCTTTCGGGAATATGAAAATCATCAAACTCATGTCCAGCGAACAAATGACCCTTAATAATTTTTTGAAGTCCAGCAAAGGTTTTGTCTGGGCTAATATTGTAACTGCAGCACTCTCTAATGTCCCAAAGTACTCACTTGAGACTATCGGTTTTTCCACACTGATAAGTATTGTTGTTTATGTTGTCTATACCTCAAATAATGTAACAACCGTTTTGCCGATTGTAACAATGTACGCGCTTGCACTTTACAGACTTCTTCCTTCTGTAAATCGTATAGTTTCAAGCTACAACAACATCATGTACTATAAAAAGACCCTTGATATTGTTCATGAAGACTTTACAATTCAAACACATCCGTTAGGAGAACTTCCTCTAACTTTCAACAAATCTGTAAAACTTGAGAATGTCAGTTTCGGCTACGATGATGCAACTTCTGTCCTTGAAAAAGTAAACATCACTATCACCCCCGGTGATAAGGTTGCGCTTATCGGAGACAGCGGTTCTGGTAAATCGACTTTAGCTGATGTCATCATCGGAATGTATTCTGAATATTCCGGAAATATTTTAATTGATGATATACGCTTAAGCTCAGAAAATTTAAAATCATGGCGTTCATACATAGGATATATCCCGCAAAATATTTACCTTTTTGATGCAACTGTCGCTGAAAACGTAGCCTTCGGACGTCCCATGAATACTGACAAAGTCAAAGAAGCTTTAGCTCAAGCGGATATTCTAGATTTTCTAAATACAAAAGAAGGTCTTGAGACGATTGTCGGAGATGGTGGAATACTGCTTTCTGGCGGGCAGAAACAACGTATTGCCATTGCACGAGCACTGTATGGCAATCCTAAGCTTTTAGTTCTGGACGAAGCGACTTCCGCTTTGGACAATGAAACAGAAGGCCGCATTATGGATAAAATTTATGATCTTAGCGGAGATAGAACATTACTGATTATAGCGCATAGATTAAGCACAATTGAACGTTGTGACAAAGTTTATAGAATTGAGAACAAACAACCTGTTCTTGTAAATGGCAAGAACTAA
- a CDS encoding NAD-dependent epimerase/dehydratase family protein, whose protein sequence is MNNAKILVTGGAGAIGLNLIERLLDGGVGQVLVLDNLSSGYKNYLPNDKRIIFHNCDIGEIESYRSIMHEFKPDYVFHLAAHFANQNSVDHPFKDVQANIIGTMNLLEICKDNKGLKKFVYTSSSCVYGNAAIMREEDYIYPHETPYAINKYTAELYVKYYASMYAIPSVSIRVFNTYGPYEPHGAYRNVIPNFIIRAMKGEPLNITGDGAETRDFTFVGNTAQLLTLAATSEVTDGDIFNGGTGKPTKIIDLAKLIIEYTNSSSEIVFIERRNWDAVKDRLSDISKSTKVLKYIPEVPLEIGLKTTVDWYMNDYEFED, encoded by the coding sequence ATGAATAATGCCAAAATTCTTGTAACCGGCGGAGCCGGAGCAATCGGCCTGAATTTGATCGAACGACTGCTTGACGGCGGAGTGGGACAGGTTCTTGTTCTCGATAACCTTTCCTCAGGATATAAGAATTATCTTCCAAATGATAAGCGCATTATTTTTCATAATTGCGACATTGGTGAAATTGAATCCTATCGCTCAATTATGCACGAGTTCAAACCGGATTACGTTTTTCATCTGGCAGCACATTTTGCTAATCAAAACTCGGTGGATCATCCATTCAAAGATGTTCAGGCCAATATCATCGGGACTATGAATCTCCTTGAAATCTGCAAAGATAACAAAGGACTGAAAAAGTTCGTATATACTTCTTCATCATGCGTATACGGCAACGCCGCGATTATGCGCGAGGAAGATTACATTTACCCGCATGAAACTCCTTATGCCATCAACAAATATACGGCTGAGCTGTATGTTAAATATTACGCTTCAATGTACGCTATTCCCAGCGTATCTATCAGAGTTTTCAATACATACGGACCATATGAGCCGCATGGTGCATACCGTAACGTCATCCCTAATTTTATTATCCGCGCAATGAAAGGTGAACCTCTTAACATCACCGGTGACGGAGCTGAAACCAGAGACTTCACCTTTGTCGGAAACACCGCTCAGCTTCTTACTTTAGCAGCAACATCTGAAGTTACAGACGGAGATATTTTCAACGGCGGGACCGGAAAGCCTACTAAAATCATAGATCTCGCTAAGTTGATCATTGAATATACAAACTCTTCCTCAGAAATCGTTTTCATAGAAAGACGCAACTGGGACGCTGTAAAAGACCGCCTTTCAGATATTTCAAAGTCTACCAAGGTACTTAAGTATATCCCTGAAGTTCCATTGGAAATTGGCCTTAAAACTACTGTTGATTGGTATATGAATGACTATGAATTTGAAGATTAG
- a CDS encoding glycosyltransferase: protein MKKPILFIAYDFPPILSPESIQVQRRAIALAQEGHKVHVLTSCDKPDFEFLDPALIRDHENLSIHRVKKLPFEKALHYICGGLEITDRKLWWKFPTVKAALNLISEFKIKNIYTHSTPLVNHLAGFEVKKAIPAIHWTAHFSDPWTLNPYISYRTGFQKNINKGLESGIISKCDIITVTSEKTRDLFVNGLKADNTKIRVLPHVFDPELYRPKESDGDKKIVAHTGNIYGLRSVIPLIEAIDQVKPENLEFHFYGRMKDDERKMAQEKCPDMIKIFDPIPYLKSIQVLSDADILLVIDAPLHNSPFFPSKLADYIGAGKPVAALTPLSSTTTDIIRKIQNDLLVADSSDVQAIVALLKRFESTDSSTLKKGSKDFYNMNNNYENIREALIDE, encoded by the coding sequence ATGAAAAAGCCCATACTTTTCATAGCATATGACTTTCCTCCCATTCTGTCTCCTGAGTCAATTCAGGTTCAACGCAGAGCTATAGCCTTAGCGCAAGAAGGTCACAAGGTTCATGTACTGACATCCTGTGATAAGCCAGACTTTGAATTTCTTGATCCAGCACTCATCCGTGACCATGAAAATCTGAGCATTCACAGGGTTAAAAAACTCCCTTTTGAAAAGGCATTGCACTACATTTGCGGCGGACTTGAAATTACCGACCGTAAACTCTGGTGGAAATTCCCTACAGTAAAAGCTGCGCTTAATCTTATTTCAGAATTTAAGATTAAGAATATTTACACCCACTCAACTCCTCTGGTTAACCATCTGGCCGGGTTCGAAGTTAAAAAAGCTATTCCAGCTATCCACTGGACAGCTCATTTTTCCGATCCATGGACACTCAATCCTTACATCTCTTACAGAACAGGATTCCAGAAGAATATTAATAAAGGTCTTGAGTCTGGAATTATTTCAAAATGTGATATTATCACCGTCACTTCTGAAAAAACGCGGGATTTGTTTGTTAACGGGCTTAAGGCTGACAATACAAAAATCAGAGTTTTGCCCCATGTATTTGATCCAGAGCTTTACAGACCGAAAGAATCTGACGGTGATAAGAAAATAGTTGCTCATACCGGCAATATTTACGGGCTACGCTCAGTCATTCCGCTTATAGAAGCAATTGATCAGGTTAAGCCTGAAAATCTGGAATTCCATTTCTACGGGCGCATGAAAGATGACGAACGCAAAATGGCACAAGAAAAATGTCCAGATATGATCAAAATTTTTGACCCGATTCCTTATTTGAAATCAATTCAGGTGCTTTCTGATGCAGATATTCTGCTGGTAATCGATGCACCACTGCATAATTCACCATTTTTCCCATCGAAACTTGCGGACTATATCGGAGCAGGAAAGCCTGTTGCGGCGCTTACGCCGCTTTCATCCACAACAACTGATATAATCAGAAAAATTCAAAACGATTTGCTCGTTGCAGACAGTTCTGATGTTCAGGCAATAGTCGCCCTGCTGAAGCGTTTTGAAAGCACAGACAGCTCAACCCTCAAAAAGGGTAGCAAAGATTTCTACAACATGAATAATAACTACGAAAACATTCGAGAGGCTTTAATAGATGAATAA
- a CDS encoding glycosyltransferase: MILQIFSHEAAALEAGGIEFLKTGIHYEWKNQKEYWNIIHQSLMQETLLVIITDRLSHLIKKGELIDRYYNPGGIFKHVHILMTNDDKPEISPLQRTVGDAKLTLHNIPSGMSLLAKTLWRPCLLKHWSKQGIALARDINPQLIRCYGNFLNGYLGARIHEELNIPLFVSLHTQPDATRARKEVGFKTQVFYQLSKALESYTLKSADRVSCVYGSIVDYARKRGVTAPITAYNVINNAALSRKQSYESTGPLQILYIGRLIPAKNPENLLKGMHGKNAELTVIGDGVKAEEMKALSSALGLSDKVRFIPALTNDELCRTLHTYDLFAGHSQYSELPKTVLEASLCGLPVLVNKRKGKAVPEYKDGWAMLVDDSPEGYSKGIDFFSDENNRGKFGEMAAQYADSHWEPSHAESVFAEIHRTLINS; the protein is encoded by the coding sequence TTGATACTACAAATTTTCTCCCATGAAGCCGCGGCTCTTGAAGCAGGCGGTATTGAGTTTCTCAAAACAGGAATACATTATGAGTGGAAAAACCAAAAAGAATATTGGAATATAATCCACCAATCTCTTATGCAAGAAACACTGCTTGTCATAATAACTGATCGCCTCTCACATCTCATTAAAAAGGGCGAATTAATTGACCGCTACTATAATCCAGGCGGCATCTTCAAGCATGTGCATATTCTGATGACCAATGACGACAAACCTGAAATTAGCCCACTGCAAAGAACTGTCGGAGATGCAAAATTAACATTGCATAATATTCCTTCCGGAATGTCACTTCTGGCGAAAACGCTTTGGAGACCCTGCCTACTCAAACACTGGTCTAAGCAAGGGATTGCTCTAGCACGGGATATTAATCCTCAGCTTATCCGCTGTTACGGCAACTTTCTTAACGGCTATCTCGGGGCCAGAATTCACGAAGAACTAAATATTCCTCTATTTGTATCACTGCACACGCAACCGGATGCAACGAGAGCGAGAAAAGAAGTCGGATTTAAAACCCAAGTTTTCTATCAACTTTCAAAAGCCCTTGAAAGCTACACTCTAAAATCTGCGGACAGAGTAAGTTGTGTCTACGGCTCCATTGTTGATTACGCACGTAAACGCGGAGTTACCGCCCCTATTACAGCGTACAATGTAATTAACAATGCGGCTCTTTCACGCAAGCAAAGTTATGAATCAACCGGACCTCTGCAAATTTTATATATCGGCAGACTTATTCCCGCCAAAAATCCAGAAAATCTCCTTAAAGGGATGCATGGGAAAAATGCCGAGTTGACCGTTATCGGCGATGGAGTAAAAGCAGAAGAAATGAAAGCATTATCTTCAGCTCTCGGACTTTCTGATAAAGTTAGGTTTATTCCAGCTCTTACAAATGATGAGCTTTGCCGCACACTGCATACATATGACCTTTTCGCTGGGCATTCACAGTACAGTGAGCTCCCGAAAACTGTACTTGAGGCTTCACTCTGTGGACTACCTGTTCTGGTCAACAAACGAAAAGGAAAAGCTGTTCCAGAATATAAAGACGGATGGGCAATGCTGGTTGACGATTCACCTGAAGGATACAGCAAAGGGATTGACTTCTTCTCAGATGAAAATAATCGGGGAAAATTTGGTGAGATGGCCGCGCAATATGCAGATTCTCACTGGGAACCAAGTCATGCGGAATCAGTTTTTGCAGAAATCCACAGGACGTTAATAAATTCATGA
- a CDS encoding DegT/DnrJ/EryC1/StrS family aminotransferase, giving the protein MNIPFIDLKNQFTRIEEQVRNNMDAVLAHGAYVMGPEIPALEKRLAEYCGTKHALGCASGTDALVLALMALDVKPGDAVFTTPFTFFATAEAIALMGATPVYVDIDPVTFNIDPEKLEKTIEALKGSDNGYPLPKVDRLTAKGIITVGLFGLPADYDAIKSIADKHGLFLVEDAAQSFGGENKGRKSCSFGDITCTSFFPAKPLGCYGDGGMCFTDDDELIERLRSHRVHGQGPDRYDNVRLGINGRLDSLQAAILQAKFDIFPEEVELRDKVAATYAELLTDIDGLTPPSTPEGDRSVWAQYCSLAKDGAHRERIQTALKDKGIASPVYYPIPLHLQTAFKDLGYQAGDCPISEDAASRIFAIPMHPYLEREQQEFIADIIRNA; this is encoded by the coding sequence ATGAATATCCCTTTTATTGATCTTAAAAATCAGTTCACACGCATTGAAGAACAGGTCCGCAACAATATGGACGCAGTTTTGGCTCACGGAGCCTATGTCATGGGCCCTGAAATACCTGCTCTTGAAAAAAGGCTTGCTGAATACTGCGGAACAAAACACGCTCTAGGTTGCGCCTCCGGCACAGATGCTTTGGTGCTTGCGCTGATGGCACTTGATGTTAAACCTGGGGATGCTGTTTTCACCACTCCTTTCACTTTTTTTGCAACAGCTGAAGCAATCGCACTTATGGGCGCAACTCCTGTATATGTGGATATTGATCCCGTAACTTTTAACATTGACCCTGAAAAACTCGAAAAAACAATCGAAGCACTCAAAGGCAGTGACAACGGTTACCCTCTTCCTAAAGTTGATAGACTAACTGCTAAAGGTATTATCACCGTAGGTCTCTTCGGATTGCCTGCCGACTACGACGCAATCAAATCCATTGCGGATAAACATGGCCTGTTCTTAGTTGAAGATGCTGCTCAAAGCTTCGGCGGAGAGAATAAAGGCAGAAAATCCTGTTCATTCGGTGACATTACCTGCACATCCTTCTTCCCGGCCAAACCTCTCGGTTGTTACGGAGATGGTGGCATGTGCTTCACTGATGATGATGAGCTGATCGAGCGTCTACGCTCTCACCGTGTACACGGTCAGGGACCGGACAGATATGATAACGTCCGCCTCGGCATTAACGGCAGACTGGATAGTCTTCAAGCCGCTATACTACAGGCGAAGTTTGATATTTTCCCTGAAGAAGTGGAACTACGCGATAAAGTTGCAGCCACTTATGCAGAACTTTTAACAGATATAGACGGACTCACTCCGCCGAGCACGCCTGAAGGCGATCGCTCTGTATGGGCACAGTACTGTTCTCTTGCAAAAGACGGCGCACACCGCGAAAGAATTCAGACAGCACTGAAAGATAAGGGTATTGCTTCTCCTGTATATTACCCAATCCCGCTCCACTTGCAGACAGCGTTTAAAGACCTCGGTTACCAAGCAGGTGATTGTCCTATCAGTGAAGATGCTGCAAGCCGCATCTTTGCTATTCCAATGCATCCATATCTCGAAAGAGAACAGCAGGAATTCATCGCTGACATTATTAGAAACGCTTAA